A single genomic interval of Pochonia chlamydosporia 170 chromosome 7, whole genome shotgun sequence harbors:
- a CDS encoding amidohydrolase family protein (similar to Neosartorya fischeri NRRL 181 XP_001260790.1), whose amino-acid sequence MGDLTINHDLTVLLNGQIYQSPSNNTHGPTFASCMVIQNGTIQHIGSEQDEAVTTAKESGAAIKDLNGQKVLPGFIDGHLHLLLVGQSLTKVSLDACKNLDDIRSEIKKYAESHPDVSRIFCRGWMHSMTPEGVDATLLDDIDPRPIFVDTKDLHSTWCNSLGLKEIREVMDLKDDAPDPAGGTIQRGKDGKPNGVFNEGAVFQIIWPFVARVASMTEKKEAIQSAFKAFNAVGYTGMIDMAMDETIWEPLVELRNDTGGLQGMRVAAYWLMKPNESLEDVLAQVDRAAELAKQYNAETTPDCRIVGVKVITDGIIDACTASLTEPYCNGENPDSLWPESVLHQLVARAHAAGLQVALHAIGDRTIQMAIDALEKNTDKSRRPRIEHLELASARDAARLGKLGITASIQPVHSDPAILRAWPRLIGHDRCKRAFAYREFLDGGAPLALGSDAPTAPHEPLPNLYVATTRRSYREPELETVINPEFALTVCQAIAGATHGSAYSSFSDQWTGSLKAGLKADFVVCDVDLTPANLVKGVVRETWFEGKQVYQAS is encoded by the coding sequence ATGGGCGACTTGACCATCAATCACGACCTCACAGTCCTGCTCAACGGCCAAATCTACCAATCACCAAGCAACAACACCCACGGCCCAACCTTTGCCTCATGCATGGTCATTCAAAACGGCACAATCCAGCACATCGGCTCCGAACAAGATGAGGCAGTAACTACCGCCAAAGAATCCGGCGCCGCCATCAAAGATCTCAACGGCCAAAAGGTCCTCCCTGGCTTCATTGACGGCCACTTACACCTTCTTCTCGTCGGCCAGTCCCTCACCAAAGTGAGCCTTGACGCATGCAAGAACCTGGATGATATTCGGTCAGAGATCAAAAAGTACGCCGAGTCCCATCCCGATGTCTCTCGCATCTTTTGTCGAGGATGGATGCATTCCATGACGCCGGAGGGAGTGGATGCCACACTCTTGGACGACATTGATCCACGGCCCATCTTTGTAGATACCAAGGATTTACATTCTACGTGGTGCAATTCGCTGGGGCTCAAGGAGATTCGGGAGGTCATGGATCTTAAAGATGATGCGCCTGATCCTGCTGGCGGGACTATCCAGCGTGGCAAGGATGGCAAACCGAACGGTGTGTTCAATGAAGGGGCAGTGTTTCAAATCATTTGGCCGTTTGTAGCGCGGGTAGCGAGTATGACGGAAAAGAAGGAGGCTATTCAATCTGCCTTCAAGGCGTTTAATGCAGTAGGATACACGGGCATGattgacatggccatggatgaGACTATTTGGGAGCCCttggtggagttgaggaACGACACAGGTGGCTTACAAGGCATGCGAGTAGCAGCATATTGGCTTATGAAGCCGAATGAATCACTGGAGGATGTCCTCGCGCAGGTTGATCGCGCTGCCGAGCTGGCGAAGCAGTACAATGCGGAAACGACGCCGGATTGTCGCATCGTGGGCGTCAAGGTCATTACCGACGGAATCATTGATGCGTGCACTGCATCACTGACAGAACCGTACTGTAACGGCGAGAACCCCGACTCCCTGTGGCCAGAAAGCGTCCTCCATCAGCTCGTTGCACGAGCCCATGCCGCAGGACTACAAGTCGCTCTCCACGCCATCGGCGACCGAACAATCCAAATGGCAATCGACGCGCTAGAAAAGAACACCGACAAATCACGACGTCCCCGCATCGAACATCTCGAACTCGCATCCGCCAGAGACGCCGCACGGCTCGGAAAACTTGGCATCACCGCATCCATCCAGCCCGTTCACTCTGATCCAGCCATTCTTCGCGCGTGGCCCCGTCTAATCGGCCACGACCGATGCAAAAGAGCTTTTGCCTATCGCGAGTTCTTAGATGGCGGTGCTCCTCTGGCGCTGGGATCTGATGCCCCCACTGCTCCTCATGAGCCCTTGCCAAACTTATACGTGGCTACTACGCGGCGCTCATATCGCGAGCCGGAGTTGGAAACAGTGATTAATCCGGAGTTTGCGCTGACGGTGTGTCAGGCCATTGCTGGTGCTACGCATGGGTCTGCGTATTCTAGTTTCTCGGATCAGTGGACGGGAAGCTTGAAGGCTGGGTTGAAGGCGGATTTTGTGGTGTGTGATGTTGATTTGACGCCGGCGAATCTTGTGAAAGGTGTGGTGAGGGAGACGTGGTTTGAGGGCAAACAGGTGTACCAAGCTAGTTAG
- a CDS encoding small nuclear ribonucleoprotein E (similar to Metarhizium robertsii ARSEF 23 XP_007826607.2), giving the protein MTGRGGGGGRRVLLPPINMIFKLLQSNATVSVWLYEQLSIRIEGKIRGFDEFMNLVIDDAVEVAQITKTNDKETRRPLGQILLKGDNVSLIQSLSN; this is encoded by the exons ATGACTGGTcgcggtggtggcggcggtcGCCGCGTTTTGCTGCCTCCTAT TAACATGATCTTTAAACTGCTTCAGTCG AATGCCACAGTCAGTGTCTGGCTCTACGAGCAGCTCTCAATCCGAATTGAGGGCAAAATTCGA GGCTTTGACGAATTCATGAACCTCGTTATCGACGACGCCGTTGAGGTTGCTCAGAtcaccaagaccaacgaTAAAGAAACGAGACGGCCATTGG GCCAAATCTTGCTCAAGGGTGACAACGTATCACTGATCCAGAGTTTGTCAAACTAA
- a CDS encoding mitochondrial inheritance component MDM10 (similar to Verticillium alfalfae VaMs.102 XP_003008765.1), which produces MREFMDYVHSAFYEATGWNRDNSYAALNATSDALLDFQTPRGLRLTLSSLASANFATSYQLGSVGVVDGSISYLFSSVPLRVHITPQSENVSLPSLLRSYRPLTPLSIRDKESLQTLPDTSKPESSLFYGRLYLPQSQLEALVVRRLSPALQLQLSAVSAKYLRDGGTILGLAQYDVGRYAFEGLASSDGGLLGLRGIYNFGGDAHPSPTDGTNHGEKERIYGRFSTGGEIYYGTLNKSGGISLGTRFATLPTHNGTPLSATLTMNPLMGNIAASYAVVAGKHCSLATRMEFNVFSYESAWAVGMELWRKPLRRLSVQDRPWEKYGERSFQAKLEWRLDEPQPTPAPEPDKILAVEKGKREEYAGVLKARLDQNLRIGILWEGRVKSLLFSLGSGIDLRKLDKPFRTLGLEIQFSS; this is translated from the exons ATGCGCGAGTTCATGGACTATGTCCACAGCGCATTCTACGAGGCGACTGGCTGGAATCGCGATAACTCGTATGCGGCTCTCAACGCTACATCCGATG CGCTGTTAGACTTTCAGACCCCCCGGGGTCTTCGACTGACACTTTCCTCCCTCGCGAGCGCCAACTTTGCGACCTCATATCAACTCGGCTCCGTCGGTGTCGTAGACGGATCAATATCCTACCTCTTCTCATCGGTCCCCTTGCGCGTCCACATCACACCGCAATCAGAAAATGTATCCCTTCCAAGCTTGCTACGCTCATATCGACCGCTCACACCACTCTCCATCCGAGATAAAGAATCCCTCCAGACACTACCCGACACCAGCAAACCCGAGTCATCCCTCTTCTACGGCCGACTATACCTCCCACAATCACAACTCGAAGCCCTCGTAGTCAGAAGGCTCTCCCCTGCCCTACAACTCCAACTCAGCGCCGTATCAGCGAAATACCTCCGAGACGGCGGCACAATCCTCGGCCTGGCACAATACGACGTTGGAAGGTATGCTTTCGAAGGACTAGCCTCCTCAGATGGCGGACTCCTCGGCCTAAGAGGCATCTACAACTTCGGAGGGGACGCGCACCCTTCTCCCACTGACGGCACGAACCACGGTGAAAAGGAGCGCATATACGGACGTTTCAGCACCGGCGGCGAGATATACTACGGCACGTTGAATAAATCCGGAGGCATCAGCCTGGGAACCCGCTTCGCCACTCTCCCCACGCACAATGGCACCCCGCTCTCAGCtacgttgacgatgaatcCGCTCATGGGAAACATAGCGGCTAGTTATGCGGTCGTTGCCGGCAAACACTGCAGCTTAGCAACGCGCATGGAGTTCAATGTGTTTAGCTACGAGAGCGCATGGGCTGTAGGCATGGAGCTTTGGAGGAAGCCACTACGGCGGCTGAGTGTCCAGGATAGACCCTGGGAGAAGTACGGGGAGAGAAGTTTCCAGGCAAAACTGGAATGGAGACTGGACGAACCACAGCCTACGCCGGCGCCAGAACCGGACAAGATATTGGCGGTCGAGAAGGGCAAGCGTGAGGAGTATGCTGGCGTTTTGAAGGCGAGGTTGGATCAGAATCTGAGGATTGGCATTCTGTGGGAGGGCAGGGTGAAGAGCTTGCTGTTTAGTTTGGGCAGTGGTATTGATTTGAGAAAGTTGGATAAACCGTTTCGGACGCTGGGGCTGGAGATTCAATTTTCCTCATGA